Proteins found in one Rhodobium gokarnense genomic segment:
- the flgG gene encoding flagellar basal-body rod protein FlgG gives MRALYSAATGMLAQELNVEITSNNVANMRTTGFKRQRAEFQDLLYSDLRRVGATTSETGTMVPSGVQIGSGVRTVATPRVLSQGSISPTEKELDVAIRGDGFFRIRLPDGTTAYTRDGSFERDAEGQLVTSDGYILEPGITIPDDTTSITINQFGQVEATIGGQTAPQNLGQIELARFANKGGLQAIGDNMFLETVSSGPEQTDNPGAEGYGNLLQAHLEMSNVNAVTEIADLIAAQRAYEMNARVIKGADEMLSTTANLR, from the coding sequence ATGAGAGCGCTCTATTCCGCCGCCACGGGCATGCTCGCCCAGGAGCTCAACGTCGAGATCACCTCGAACAACGTGGCCAACATGCGCACCACCGGCTTCAAGCGCCAGCGTGCCGAGTTCCAGGACCTGCTCTATTCGGATCTGCGCCGGGTCGGCGCGACGACGTCGGAGACCGGCACCATGGTGCCGAGCGGCGTGCAGATCGGCTCCGGCGTGCGCACCGTGGCGACCCCGCGCGTCTTGTCCCAGGGCTCCATCTCGCCGACCGAGAAGGAACTGGACGTCGCCATCCGCGGCGACGGCTTCTTCCGCATCCGCCTGCCCGACGGCACCACCGCCTACACCCGCGACGGCTCCTTCGAGCGCGACGCGGAGGGCCAGCTCGTGACTTCCGACGGCTATATCCTGGAGCCGGGCATCACCATTCCCGACGACACCACCTCCATCACCATCAACCAGTTCGGCCAGGTCGAGGCGACCATCGGCGGCCAGACCGCGCCGCAGAACCTCGGCCAGATCGAGCTCGCCCGCTTCGCCAACAAGGGCGGCCTGCAGGCGATCGGCGACAACATGTTCCTGGAGACCGTCTCCAGCGGCCCGGAACAGACCGACAATCCGGGCGCCGAGGGCTACGGCAACCTTTTGCAGGCCCACCTGGAAATGTCCAACGTCAACGCCGTCACCGAGATTGCCGACCTGATCGCCGCCCAGCGCGCCTACGAGATGAACGCCCGCGTCATCAAGGGTGCCGACGAAATGCTGTCGACGACGGCGAACCTGCGCTAG
- the flgF gene encoding flagellar basal-body rod protein FlgF: protein MENAQLINLSRQVVLRRQLDVIANNVANINTTGYKAQQLAVEEFVMPVARENSFRPGDKPLSYVADYTSSYDFSAGPTVPTGNPLDAAINGKGWFAVQTAEGERYTRNGSFGINANSQLVTQDGNPVLGEGGPIVFSPDDTGILIASDGTISTSQGVRGKLRIVSFADEGILKPIGDNLFSGENPGPNAGARVTQGMIERSNVRGVVEMTRMIDVTRTYQTVSNIAKQTDDLRKDAINALGRLEA from the coding sequence ATGGAAAACGCACAACTCATTAATCTGTCCCGTCAGGTGGTGCTTCGGCGCCAGCTCGACGTCATCGCCAACAACGTGGCGAACATCAACACGACCGGCTACAAGGCCCAGCAACTGGCCGTCGAGGAGTTCGTCATGCCGGTGGCGCGGGAGAATTCCTTCCGCCCCGGCGACAAGCCGCTGTCCTATGTGGCCGACTACACCTCGAGCTACGATTTCTCGGCCGGCCCGACGGTGCCGACCGGCAACCCGCTGGATGCCGCGATCAACGGCAAGGGCTGGTTCGCGGTCCAGACCGCCGAGGGCGAGCGCTACACCCGCAACGGCTCGTTCGGCATCAACGCCAACAGCCAGCTCGTCACCCAGGACGGCAATCCGGTGCTCGGCGAAGGCGGCCCGATCGTCTTCAGCCCGGACGACACCGGCATCCTGATCGCCTCCGACGGCACGATTTCGACGAGCCAGGGCGTTCGCGGCAAGCTGCGCATCGTCAGCTTTGCCGACGAAGGGATCCTGAAGCCCATCGGCGACAATCTGTTTTCCGGCGAGAACCCCGGCCCGAACGCCGGCGCCCGGGTCACCCAGGGCATGATCGAGCGCTCCAATGTGCGCGGCGTCGTGGAGATGACCCGGATGATCGACGTCACCCGCACCTACCAGACCGTCTCCAACATCGCCAAGCAGACCGACGATCTGCGCAAGGACGCGATCAACGCCCTCGGCCGGCTGGAGGCCTGA
- a CDS encoding flagellar basal body-associated FliL family protein — MAEDDAQTDELEEGAEGKPSGKRKLILFGAIGFLVLGGGAAAFLLGLFDSGPPEADTAQQEVQQEVYFYDLPELTVNLSTIDNRNAYLKMRISLEVDDQSVANKIEPYLPRILDTFQVYLRELRSTDLRGSSGLFRLKEELHRRINIAIYPAKVNDVLFKQLIIQ; from the coding sequence ATGGCCGAAGACGACGCACAGACAGACGAGCTTGAGGAAGGCGCGGAAGGGAAACCGTCCGGCAAGCGCAAGCTCATCCTTTTCGGCGCAATCGGGTTCCTGGTCCTCGGTGGCGGCGCCGCCGCGTTCCTGCTCGGCCTGTTCGACAGCGGGCCGCCGGAGGCCGACACGGCCCAGCAGGAAGTGCAGCAGGAGGTCTATTTCTATGATCTGCCGGAGCTGACGGTGAACCTGTCGACGATCGACAACCGCAACGCCTATCTGAAGATGCGCATCTCGCTGGAAGTCGACGACCAGTCGGTCGCCAACAAGATCGAGCCGTACCTGCCGCGCATCCTCGACACCTTCCAGGTCTACCTGCGCGAACTGCGCTCCACGGACCTGCGCGGCTCCTCGGGCCTGTTCCGCCTGAAGGAGGAACTCCACCGCCGGATCAACATCGCGATCTATCCGGCGAAGGTCAACGACGTGCTGTTCAAGCAGCTCATCATCCAGTAG
- the fliM gene encoding flagellar motor switch protein FliM: MADDPELDQEMDQDWSEPEAGGEDFEEDDLAAAWGAALEEQGAGNAEDMAAHWAAIIDESDADVENSKRGADRVLNQEEIDNLLGFNIEGQIAGEQSGIRALINSAMVSYERLPMLEIVFDRLVRLSTTSLRNFTSDNVEVSLDSIRSVRFGEYLNSIPLPAILAVFKAEEWDNFGLVTVESSLIYSMIDVLLGGGRGVPAIRVEGRPYTTIETNLVRRMIEIVLEDAEQAFQPLSEVTLNLERLETNPRFAAIARPANAAILVEFRIDMEDRGGRVEILLPYATIEPIRELLLQMFMGERFGRDPIWEGHLATEINAAEVSVDAVLFERELPISQIMDLNVGETLIFDVGPDDPVTIKCGDINLSEGWMGRVDDWISVRVARGLRKPRTTMAIFENAMHEETDK, translated from the coding sequence ATGGCGGACGATCCCGAACTCGATCAGGAAATGGACCAGGACTGGTCGGAACCGGAGGCCGGCGGCGAGGACTTCGAGGAAGACGATCTCGCGGCCGCATGGGGTGCTGCCCTCGAAGAGCAGGGCGCCGGCAACGCCGAGGATATGGCCGCGCACTGGGCGGCGATCATCGACGAGAGCGATGCCGACGTCGAGAACTCCAAGCGCGGCGCCGACCGGGTCCTCAACCAGGAAGAGATCGACAACCTCCTCGGCTTCAACATCGAGGGCCAGATCGCCGGCGAGCAGAGCGGCATCCGGGCGCTGATCAACTCAGCAATGGTCAGCTACGAACGGCTGCCGATGCTGGAAATCGTCTTCGACCGGCTGGTCCGGCTGTCGACGACGAGCCTCAGGAACTTCACCTCCGACAACGTCGAGGTGTCGCTGGATTCGATCCGCTCCGTGCGCTTCGGCGAATACCTCAACTCGATCCCGCTGCCGGCGATCCTGGCCGTCTTCAAGGCCGAGGAATGGGACAATTTCGGCCTCGTCACCGTGGAGTCGAGCCTCATCTACTCGATGATCGACGTGCTGCTCGGCGGCGGGCGCGGCGTTCCGGCGATCCGCGTCGAGGGCCGGCCCTACACGACCATCGAGACCAACCTCGTCCGGAGGATGATCGAGATCGTGCTGGAGGACGCCGAGCAGGCGTTCCAGCCGCTGTCGGAGGTCACCCTCAATCTCGAACGGCTTGAGACCAATCCGCGCTTTGCCGCCATCGCCCGGCCGGCCAATGCCGCGATCCTGGTCGAATTCCGCATCGACATGGAAGACCGCGGCGGCCGGGTCGAAATCCTGCTGCCCTACGCCACGATCGAGCCGATCCGCGAACTGCTCCTGCAGATGTTCATGGGCGAGCGGTTCGGCCGCGACCCGATCTGGGAAGGGCACCTGGCGACCGAGATCAACGCCGCGGAGGTCTCTGTCGACGCGGTGCTGTTCGAGCGCGAACTGCCGATCTCGCAGATCATGGACCTCAATGTCGGCGAGACCCTGATCTTCGATGTCGGGCCCGACGACCCGGTGACCATCAAGTGCGGCGACATCAACCTGTCGGAAGGATGGATGGGACGGGTCGACGACTGGATTTCTGTACGCGTCGCACGCGGGTTGCGTAAACCGCGAACAACCATGGCGATCTTCGAGAACGCCATGCACGAGGAAACAGACAAATGA
- a CDS encoding DUF6468 domain-containing protein — protein MSTLSLGFIVEGFVTLLLVLTIGYCIVLNRRLKRLHADEEVLKATISELLTATEIAERAIHGLKETAGECDRTLVQRLAEAERVSAEIDSRLVAGEAVLKRISEIAEAAAMPADRTAPKPQRPDLRSQASAAAARLKQMRDGAEEQAA, from the coding sequence ATGAGCACGCTTTCCCTTGGATTCATCGTTGAAGGCTTCGTCACGCTGCTGCTCGTCCTGACCATCGGCTATTGCATCGTGCTCAACCGTCGCCTCAAGCGCCTGCACGCCGACGAGGAAGTGCTGAAGGCCACCATTTCGGAACTCTTGACCGCCACCGAGATCGCCGAACGGGCGATCCACGGGCTGAAGGAGACCGCCGGCGAATGCGACCGCACGCTGGTCCAGCGCCTTGCCGAGGCGGAGCGGGTGTCGGCCGAGATCGACAGCCGGCTGGTCGCCGGCGAAGCGGTGCTGAAGCGCATCTCGGAGATTGCCGAGGCCGCCGCCATGCCGGCCGACCGGACGGCGCCGAAGCCGCAGCGCCCGGATCTCCGGTCCCAGGCAAGCGCCGCTGCCGCGCGTCTTAAGCAGATGCGTGACGGGGCCGAGGAGCAGGCGGCGTGA
- a CDS encoding MotE family protein — protein sequence MNNLRLLPIVIVAGGALCFFKVIGLAFDGGYLLAPIPEAVAQQQDAAPAPMDAGTAEAAPAGEGSAETAPAEAAAEPAPPPPPLPAAANQAPVQGHEVKLGQGSPAERAVLERLGERHETLKSREEDLKLREQLLRAAEERLEQRVTELKKLEKTISTGVQQKKEEKNAKLADLVKMYETMKPKAAAKIFDRLDLLVLVPVAKQMKPQKLGDVMARMTPEAAEKLTVALATDEITNSVPQKTRTLPKIQGRKPAASGS from the coding sequence GTGAACAACCTCCGCCTCTTGCCGATCGTCATCGTTGCTGGGGGAGCCCTGTGCTTCTTCAAGGTGATCGGCCTGGCGTTCGACGGCGGCTATCTTCTGGCGCCTATTCCCGAAGCCGTGGCACAGCAGCAGGATGCCGCCCCCGCTCCGATGGACGCAGGAACGGCCGAGGCCGCGCCGGCAGGCGAGGGCTCTGCGGAGACGGCGCCGGCCGAGGCCGCCGCCGAGCCCGCCCCGCCGCCGCCGCCGCTTCCGGCCGCGGCCAACCAGGCCCCGGTCCAGGGCCATGAGGTTAAGCTCGGCCAGGGCTCGCCCGCGGAGCGCGCGGTGCTGGAGCGCCTTGGCGAACGCCATGAGACGCTGAAGTCGCGCGAAGAGGATCTGAAGCTGCGCGAGCAGTTGCTGCGCGCCGCCGAAGAGCGCCTGGAGCAGCGCGTTACGGAGCTGAAAAAGCTGGAAAAGACGATCAGCACCGGTGTCCAGCAGAAGAAGGAAGAAAAGAACGCCAAGCTTGCCGATCTGGTCAAGATGTACGAGACCATGAAGCCGAAGGCAGCGGCGAAAATCTTCGACCGGCTCGATCTCCTCGTGCTGGTGCCGGTGGCCAAGCAGATGAAGCCGCAGAAGCTCGGCGACGTGATGGCGCGGATGACGCCGGAAGCGGCCGAAAAGCTGACGGTTGCGCTGGCGACCGACGAGATTACCAACTCCGTCCCGCAAAAGACGCGAACGCTGCCGAAAATCCAGGGCCGCAAGCCTGCGGCCTCCGGGTCTTGA
- a CDS encoding tetratricopeptide repeat protein yields the protein MRLFAALFLAVLAHSVALAQVFEEDARVDIIRADTYGRVIVSFPDRQLLPKLRTRITNGVFVVLFADPANVDVNRVPVDLSDYVTVARTDPDGKGLRFALNQGVKVNTIEAGEKLFIDFLPRNWQGMPPNLPPEVIAELARRAERAARELKAAEELRKDQAKGAEITVEVGENPTFTRFVFRWNVPFTNSFEHEEDTVTLTFDHGAEPDLSEIRAVPPAELKDIRATIEDGKLQISMMLAPKVDVRAFRDEDAYVVDLTPLAAVVEDPDVARLKKAASSDLVQERQTDLPITSVTGRDVDDGKVVVNDDQPSRGNPEATGGQDLGKAAFVRAEANRIGDTIRLSFPFDRPVGAAVFSRNKSLWMVFDTAVPVDSRPIRAVLDKMAEAIDIRRAGSMTVIRIDLVDQKLTTIGADGSTWVVTIGEMLLEPSKPLTITRAIQTNGNSVLKVDLENYAEIHQIDDPVVGDRIHVVTAYGPPRGLLKPQRFAELETLPSAQGIAAVGYSDDFSVFGETPNRIVMGRTSKGLSLSKAARIREFDLGLAAPETGGRRVGFIDLTDQATTTPEFHDHLEQLREDLIEADPKERSQLRRRLARFYINQAMPFEALAMLRAMEAEDLELQTDSAHHIMQAAAETLAGRTDEALEILDRKEFETNPDAALWRTIAAGQKRDWAAARAAAPIARAAIGDYPLNLQTRYNLAVAESAIEYKDYGGAEAALAEIASGPVGRDLMAEYDLLRGRIADAEGRSEEALARFDRAAELKSGRPSIEAEYMALRLRHRDGLMPPEKILERLDQLATLWRGDETELKVLRFLSQLRVAEGDYRKAFEAMKSAVHAAPNADTARLIHEEMTSVFASLFLEDKADEMKPIDALSLYYDFREMTPIGRQGDEMVRRLAARLVDIDLLDQAASLLQHQVDHRLKGAARAQIAADLASVYLKADKPERALAVLSKTRQTHLPVRLDRQRKLVEARAMSETGRVDRAIDLIRNMDGADVGRLRADIYWNAERWQDAGESLERLHGSRWSDPLPLTDEERVDILKAAIAYSRADDQIGLDRLNSKYVKKMSDSSHAQAFAIVTKPINARGVDFLDVARRVAATDSADAFLKEYREQYMEEAIVGEDGLPPPEAPAPGAENAPAAPAETEAG from the coding sequence TTGCGCCTTTTTGCGGCCCTTTTCCTCGCCGTCCTGGCGCACTCCGTCGCCCTTGCCCAGGTGTTCGAAGAGGATGCGCGCGTCGACATCATCCGCGCCGATACCTATGGCCGGGTCATCGTCAGCTTCCCCGACCGCCAATTGCTGCCCAAGCTGAGGACCCGGATCACCAACGGCGTCTTCGTCGTTCTCTTTGCCGATCCGGCCAATGTGGACGTCAACCGGGTGCCGGTCGACCTGTCCGACTACGTCACGGTGGCCCGCACCGATCCGGACGGCAAGGGCCTGCGCTTTGCGCTCAACCAGGGCGTCAAGGTCAACACCATCGAGGCGGGCGAGAAGCTGTTCATCGATTTCCTGCCGCGCAACTGGCAGGGGATGCCGCCGAACCTGCCGCCGGAGGTCATCGCCGAGCTGGCGCGCCGGGCCGAGAGGGCCGCGCGCGAACTGAAGGCGGCCGAAGAGCTGCGCAAGGACCAGGCGAAGGGCGCGGAAATCACCGTCGAGGTCGGCGAGAACCCGACCTTCACCCGCTTCGTCTTCCGCTGGAACGTTCCGTTCACCAACTCCTTCGAGCACGAGGAGGATACGGTGACGCTGACCTTCGACCACGGAGCGGAGCCTGATCTTTCCGAGATCAGGGCGGTTCCGCCGGCCGAACTGAAGGACATCCGCGCAACGATCGAGGACGGCAAGCTGCAGATCAGCATGATGCTGGCGCCGAAGGTCGATGTGCGCGCCTTCCGCGACGAGGACGCCTATGTGGTCGATCTGACGCCGCTGGCGGCGGTCGTGGAAGACCCGGACGTCGCCAGGCTGAAGAAAGCCGCTTCCTCGGACCTCGTCCAGGAACGGCAGACCGACCTGCCGATCACCTCGGTCACCGGCCGCGACGTCGACGACGGCAAGGTGGTGGTCAATGACGACCAGCCCTCGCGCGGCAATCCGGAGGCGACCGGCGGCCAGGACCTCGGCAAGGCCGCCTTCGTCAGGGCCGAAGCCAACCGCATCGGCGATACGATCCGCCTGTCGTTCCCGTTCGACCGTCCAGTGGGCGCTGCCGTCTTTTCCCGCAACAAGAGCCTGTGGATGGTGTTCGATACCGCCGTGCCGGTCGATTCCCGGCCGATCCGCGCGGTGCTCGACAAGATGGCCGAAGCCATCGATATCCGCCGCGCCGGGTCGATGACGGTGATCCGCATCGACCTCGTCGACCAGAAGCTGACGACGATCGGCGCCGACGGCAGCACCTGGGTCGTCACCATCGGCGAGATGCTGCTGGAGCCCTCCAAGCCGCTGACGATCACAAGGGCGATCCAGACCAACGGCAATTCGGTGCTCAAGGTCGACCTGGAGAATTACGCCGAGATCCACCAGATCGACGATCCCGTTGTCGGCGATCGCATCCACGTGGTCACCGCCTACGGGCCGCCGCGCGGCCTCCTGAAGCCGCAGCGTTTTGCCGAGCTGGAGACGCTGCCCTCCGCCCAGGGCATCGCCGCGGTCGGCTATTCCGACGATTTCAGCGTCTTCGGCGAGACCCCCAACCGCATCGTCATGGGCCGGACCAGCAAGGGGCTGTCGCTGTCGAAGGCGGCGCGGATACGCGAGTTCGACCTCGGCCTTGCGGCGCCGGAGACCGGCGGGCGGCGGGTCGGCTTCATCGACCTGACCGACCAGGCGACGACGACGCCGGAATTCCACGATCACCTGGAACAGCTCCGCGAGGACCTGATCGAGGCCGACCCGAAGGAGCGCAGCCAGCTCCGGCGGCGCCTTGCCCGGTTCTACATCAACCAGGCAATGCCGTTCGAGGCGCTCGCCATGCTGAGGGCGATGGAGGCGGAAGACCTGGAACTGCAGACCGATTCCGCCCACCACATCATGCAGGCGGCGGCTGAGACGCTCGCCGGGCGGACCGACGAGGCGCTGGAAATCCTCGATCGCAAGGAATTCGAGACCAATCCCGACGCCGCGCTGTGGCGGACCATTGCGGCCGGCCAGAAGCGCGACTGGGCGGCGGCCCGGGCCGCGGCACCGATCGCGCGCGCGGCGATCGGCGACTACCCGCTCAATCTGCAGACCCGCTACAACCTCGCCGTCGCCGAAAGCGCCATCGAGTACAAGGACTATGGCGGCGCCGAAGCGGCGCTGGCCGAGATCGCCAGCGGCCCGGTGGGCCGGGACCTGATGGCCGAATACGACCTTTTGCGCGGGCGCATCGCCGATGCGGAGGGGCGCAGCGAGGAGGCCCTTGCGCGGTTCGACCGGGCGGCGGAGCTGAAATCCGGCCGGCCATCGATCGAGGCGGAATATATGGCGCTACGCCTCAGGCACCGCGACGGCCTGATGCCACCGGAAAAGATACTGGAAAGGCTGGACCAGCTTGCAACGCTCTGGCGGGGGGACGAAACGGAGCTGAAGGTGCTCCGTTTTTTGTCTCAGCTAAGGGTGGCGGAAGGGGACTACCGCAAGGCCTTCGAGGCGATGAAGAGCGCGGTCCATGCCGCGCCGAACGCCGATACGGCACGGCTGATCCACGAGGAAATGACGTCCGTCTTCGCCTCGCTGTTTCTTGAGGACAAGGCCGACGAGATGAAGCCGATCGATGCGCTCAGCCTCTACTACGATTTCCGCGAGATGACGCCGATCGGCCGGCAGGGCGACGAGATGGTGCGGCGGCTGGCGGCGCGGCTGGTCGATATCGACCTCCTGGACCAGGCGGCTTCGCTGCTGCAGCACCAGGTCGATCACCGCCTGAAGGGCGCGGCGCGGGCGCAGATCGCCGCCGACCTCGCCTCGGTCTACCTCAAGGCCGACAAGCCGGAGCGGGCGCTCGCCGTGCTCTCCAAGACCCGCCAGACCCATCTGCCGGTGCGCCTCGACCGCCAGCGCAAGCTGGTCGAGGCGCGCGCGATGTCGGAGACCGGCCGGGTCGACCGGGCGATCGACCTGATCCGCAACATGGATGGGGCCGATGTCGGGCGGCTGCGCGCCGATATCTACTGGAATGCGGAGCGCTGGCAGGATGCGGGCGAGTCGCTGGAACGGCTGCATGGCAGCCGCTGGTCCGACCCGCTGCCGCTGACCGACGAGGAGCGGGTCGACATCCTGAAGGCGGCGATCGCCTATTCGCGGGCCGACGACCAGATCGGCCTCGACCGGCTGAATTCCAAATATGTGAAGAAGATGTCGGACAGCTCGCACGCCCAGGCCTTCGCCATCGTCACCAAGCCGATCAATGCCCGCGGCGTCGACTTCCTCGACGTCGCCCGCCGCGTTGCCGCCACCGATTCCGCGGACGCCTTCCTGAAGGAATACCGCGAGCAGTATATGGAAGAGGCGATCGTCGGCGAGGATGGCCTGCCGCCGCCTGAGGCGCCGGCACCGGGTGCCGAAAACGCGCCTGCGGCCCCCGCCGAGACCGAAGCGGGTTAG
- the fliP gene encoding flagellar type III secretion system pore protein FliP (The bacterial flagellar biogenesis protein FliP forms a type III secretion system (T3SS)-type pore required for flagellar assembly.), producing the protein MMADAAWAQNVSINFGDGTGVTGRAVQLIALITVLSLAPSILVMVTSFTRIVVVLSLLRSAIGLQTAPPNSVVISLALFLTAFVMMPVLQQAYDDGIAPLVDGTIEIDQAFERASVPFHAFMRQHVREKDLGLFIELSGEPVPATPEDVSLRVLVPAFMISELRRAFEIGFLLYLPFLIIDLVIASVLMSMGMMMLPPIVISLPFKLIFFVLVDGWNLVTGSLVRSFGVT; encoded by the coding sequence ATGATGGCCGACGCGGCGTGGGCCCAGAACGTCTCCATCAATTTCGGCGACGGCACCGGCGTCACCGGACGCGCGGTCCAGCTCATCGCCCTGATCACGGTGCTGTCGCTGGCCCCGTCGATCCTCGTCATGGTGACGTCCTTCACCCGCATCGTCGTCGTGCTGTCGCTGTTGCGCTCCGCCATCGGCCTGCAGACGGCACCGCCGAACTCCGTCGTCATCAGCCTGGCGCTGTTCCTCACCGCCTTCGTCATGATGCCGGTGCTGCAGCAGGCCTATGACGACGGCATCGCGCCGCTGGTCGACGGCACCATCGAGATCGACCAGGCCTTCGAGCGCGCCTCCGTGCCGTTCCACGCCTTCATGCGCCAGCATGTGCGGGAAAAGGACCTCGGCCTGTTCATCGAGCTGTCCGGCGAGCCGGTGCCGGCAACGCCCGAGGACGTCAGCCTGCGCGTCCTGGTGCCGGCCTTCATGATTTCGGAATTGCGCCGCGCCTTCGAGATCGGCTTCCTGCTCTACCTGCCGTTCCTGATCATCGACCTCGTCATCGCCTCGGTGCTGATGTCGATGGGCATGATGATGCTGCCGCCGATCGTCATTTCGCTGCCGTTCAAGCTGATCTTCTTCGTGCTCGTCGACGGCTGGAATCTGGTCACGGGCAGCCTGGTGCGGTCCTTCGGCGTCACATAG
- a CDS encoding flagellar biosynthetic protein FliO, producing the protein MSDWLMETFGMSAGWARGIQVVIAFVIVFALLAAFLWIMRRLTRTGFGQGGRTRQPRLAIMDQAHIDTRRRLVLVRRDNVEHLVLVGGPSDVVVEQNIVRGQSMTPGLRAPYPAVAQPMPQPAVAPAVPQPAAAQGPVGPVAAAAVAAAAATDDEMPEPPAETVPDAESHEPEPAAPRRPAAEVSPEARASEAEPRAPQPHQQPPRTAAAAGMRERPGPAGQRPRQRPQHPGAARPRPPVDEAGRPLQQPGQPRPMRPQGPQGQAQRQQTAETPARPARPETAAGQPARAPSPAARERGDMRKPPQIAGNPAGTERPAAAASSGAERSEPASPLTRPSRGPASRLSENIFARGREATSSTAGSISAAIAAAAGLAGRKGGGKPADEPEAPAPETAATEADMAPAPEAKADAPVPEAADRIEPASPDAIAPAPSSAEPAAAETSGDEEAKADERPDEAPADAASEPAKVGAAETEATDETPVSGAAGDEVKPADGPAAESTDAPAAESGPGEEAGETVKGKPIDVAPVEVPVRPGDDADTGTSPDKEVAFDFKPEAKDGPDDAPTVEIDSEDARKDDKRSRENDSIEEEMAKLLSELSGSSDK; encoded by the coding sequence ATGAGTGACTGGCTGATGGAGACCTTCGGCATGAGCGCCGGATGGGCCCGCGGCATCCAGGTCGTGATCGCCTTCGTGATCGTCTTTGCCCTGCTTGCGGCCTTCCTGTGGATCATGCGGCGCCTGACCCGGACCGGCTTCGGCCAGGGCGGGCGCACGCGCCAGCCGCGGCTGGCGATCATGGACCAGGCCCATATCGACACACGGCGCCGGCTCGTGCTGGTGCGGCGGGACAATGTGGAGCACCTGGTGCTGGTCGGCGGACCGAGCGACGTGGTGGTGGAGCAGAACATCGTCCGCGGCCAATCGATGACGCCGGGCCTGCGCGCGCCCTACCCGGCCGTTGCCCAGCCGATGCCCCAGCCGGCCGTTGCCCCGGCCGTGCCGCAGCCTGCGGCCGCGCAAGGCCCCGTTGGACCGGTTGCCGCCGCCGCGGTGGCCGCGGCCGCCGCCACCGACGACGAGATGCCGGAGCCGCCGGCCGAGACCGTACCCGACGCGGAGAGCCACGAGCCGGAGCCCGCGGCACCGCGCCGGCCCGCAGCCGAGGTGTCACCGGAAGCCCGGGCCAGCGAGGCCGAACCGCGGGCTCCCCAGCCCCATCAGCAACCGCCGCGTACTGCTGCGGCAGCCGGCATGCGCGAGCGCCCGGGCCCTGCCGGACAGCGCCCCCGGCAGCGCCCGCAACACCCGGGTGCCGCCCGTCCGCGCCCGCCGGTCGACGAGGCCGGACGGCCGCTGCAGCAGCCCGGCCAGCCCCGGCCGATGCGCCCGCAAGGGCCGCAAGGTCAGGCACAGCGCCAGCAGACTGCCGAAACGCCCGCCCGGCCCGCCAGGCCGGAAACCGCTGCCGGCCAGCCCGCCCGCGCGCCATCGCCGGCCGCACGCGAGCGCGGCGACATGCGCAAGCCCCCCCAAATTGCGGGAAATCCTGCCGGCACGGAGCGGCCTGCTGCGGCGGCCTCCTCGGGCGCAGAGCGGTCTGAGCCCGCATCGCCCCTGACGCGGCCGAGCCGCGGCCCCGCCTCGCGCCTCAGCGAAAACATCTTTGCCCGCGGCCGCGAGGCAACGTCCTCGACGGCCGGATCGATCTCCGCCGCGATCGCAGCGGCCGCCGGCCTTGCCGGGCGCAAGGGCGGCGGCAAGCCCGCCGACGAACCCGAGGCCCCCGCCCCGGAGACCGCCGCGACCGAAGCGGACATGGCCCCAGCCCCCGAGGCAAAGGCCGACGCGCCGGTGCCGGAGGCGGCTGACCGGATCGAACCCGCTTCCCCGGACGCCATCGCGCCGGCCCCCTCCTCCGCCGAACCGGCCGCGGCCGAGACCTCTGGCGACGAGGAGGCAAAAGCCGACGAGCGGCCGGACGAAGCACCGGCGGACGCCGCCTCCGAGCCGGCAAAGGTCGGTGCCGCCGAAACCGAAGCAACGGATGAGACGCCGGTCTCCGGCGCTGCCGGCGACGAGGTCAAGCCGGCGGACGGCCCGGCCGCTGAAAGCACCGATGCGCCCGCTGCCGAGAGCGGCCCGGGCGAAGAAGCGGGCGAGACCGTGAAAGGCAAGCCGATCGACGTAGCCCCCGTCGAGGTCCCCGTCCGCCCTGGCGACGATGCGGACACCGGAACGAGCCCGGACAAGGAGGTCGCGTTCGACTTCAAGCCGGAAGCGAAAGACGGCCCCGACGATGCGCCGACGGTCGAAATCGACAGCGAAGACGCCAGGAAGGACGACAAGCGGTCGCGCGAGAACGACAGCATCGAAGAAGAGATGGCCAAACTCCTCAGCGAGCTGAGCGGAAGTTCCGATAAATGA